The region GTTAACGGAGCCAATACTTTCCAGGCGCACCATTTCTTCCCAGGCACAGACCTCATCCTCTTCTTCGGTTTCGTAGCGAAAAGTCACTAAGTCTCCTTCCAGTGTCAGGATTTTGGCATTTTCCACCCACCTTTGTTGGTCCCTTAGGTAAAGGCTGACTTCGTGGCCATCGGTACAAAGTTGATAGATTTTCCGGTGTAGCATGGGCAAGCTCCTAGATAGCAGTGGGGGGACAGGACACGGCGAAACAAGGCCTTAGGGTATCCGTCTGGGGGGGTACTGGTGGGAGGTTGGTGCCGGATGGGCCAAAAAAAGTAACATATGGATCAAGAGAAAAATCCCTAGTGGGGAAAACTTACGAGAATTTTAACGCAAATCAGCGGAAATCTGAGTCTAGGAGCTAGCTCCCTCCTTCGGTGCGATTTTGAAAGGCCTTCTCTATAGTCCAATGGCG is a window of Synechocystis sp. PCC 7338 DNA encoding:
- a CDS encoding DUF6679 family protein, translating into MLHRKIYQLCTDGHEVSLYLRDQQRWVENAKILTLEGDLVTFRYETEEEDEVCAWEEMVRLESIGSVNRKLASVSRLGHELLISEDCPEAEQLLARSPKSHQEEEEEDCD